DNA from Pelobacter propionicus DSM 2379:
GCGCCCTGGCAATGGAGAGCCGCTGTTTCTGACCGCCGGAGAGTGATACCCCTTTTTCCCCCACCAACGTCTCCAGGCCGTCACGGAAGCTGTTCACGTCATCCGTGAAGCCGGCCCGGCGGGCGGCATTGCTTACATCGACCCACTGGTCTTCCACTCCATAGGCGATGTTCTCCCGGATGCTGCGGGAGAAGAGGAAAGCCTCCTGGGGCACGTAGCCGATCAGGGAACGCAGGCTGGCCAGGGTGATATGGTTGATATCCTTTCCATCGATGAGGATCATGCCGTCATCCACCGGCAGCAGGCGCGGGATCAGCCGCAGCAGGGACGACTTGCCGCAGCCAACCTCGCCGGTGATGCCGATCCGCTCGCCCGCGGCGATATGGCAGGAGATGTCGTCCAGTAGTTTGCCGTTGTCATAGCCGAAGGTGAGCCCGCGCAACTCGATCCCCTGACGCACCCCCTCCTGGGAAACCGCATCCGCCGCATCCGCAACCGCCGGTTCGGCGGTCAGTATGGCATTCAGTCGCGACATGGATGAGGCCCCCCGCTGCATCATGGTCAGGATCCAGCCCATGATGGCCGTAGGCCAGACCAGCATGGTCAGATAGCCGCTGAAGGCGACGAAATCCCCCAGGGTAATTGTCCCGGCTATCACCAGGCGCCCTCCCAGAAATAGGACGATCAGGGTTCCGGCGCCGGTGGCAACCGCCATCACCGGGATGATCAGGCCGCGCAGGCGCCCCATGACCAGATTGTGCTCCAGGTATCTACCGGCGATCTCCTGGAACAGGGCCTGGAAATGCTCCTCACGGCAGTAGGACTTGACCAGCCGAATTGCGGAGATCGATTCTTCGGCCAGGCTGGACAGTCTGGCCAGCTCCTCCTGGGCAGCCAGGGAACGCCTGAACATGTGCTGGCTGACCTTCTTAACCAAGAGCACCATCAGGGGAAAGGGTACGACGGCGCAGAGGGTCAACCAGGGGTGGATGCGCCACATCATCGTCACTGCGGCGCCATAGAGGATCAGGGTATTCATGGCGCTCATGGCGCCGAAGCCTGTTAGCATGCGCACGTTGGTCAGGTCGTTGGCAAAGCGGGAGATGATGTCGCCGGTCCTGCTGCCGGAGAAGAAGGGGAGGTCCAGCAGCAGCAGGCGTTGGAAGAGCTCTTCGCGGATACGGTATTCGATGATGCGGGCCGCGTTGAGAATCAGGGTCCGAGAGTAGATGCGGGTGACGCAGTGCGCCACGGCCAGGGCAACGATGAGCAGGGCGCAGGTAGTGGCGGAAAGACGGGCGCTGGCCGGACGCTGCAGCGCCTCCACAGCCAGCTTCATATACCAGGGGATCAGCAGGGCCAGGGCATTGGTTGCCAGGAGGAGCAGTGCTCCGCCGGTGTAGCGCCGGCCGAGCGAGCGGATATGGGGGATGAGTCTGGAAAGATCTTTGATGGTGGTTGCTTTCCCGGGGTTTGGTCTTGGTTCGCATCCAGTGGGGCCGATCCGAAAAAACGCTGCAACCCGGACGGGCGCCATGTGCGGACGGGAACGAGTCTACATGTTTTCCCAGCTCTGTTCAATTCGATAACGGGCTGAACAGCCAGGCTCTCCTCCTTTGAAGAGCGGGGGGGCGAGGTTGGCGCCAGCAGAATATTTCTCTTCTCTGCAAAGGGGGCTTTGGCCCGATATCAATGCCGTCAAACAGGGAAACGCGGCAGGATTCGCCTTGCTGCCTTTCTGGCGACGAAGCATCCGCTGAGATCAGCGCTGCCAGAGCGCCCCGTCATACACCATTCGCTCCATCAACTCCCAGTTGGCCCTGGGCAGGGGGGTGAAAATCTTCTGTTTCTTGCGCAGCGACAGGATGTAGTCGTTGATCCGCTCCTGGTCAGTCTTGCTGATCTGGATAAAGCGGTAGCCGCACACCCGTGCGCCGCTCTCCAGCCGATTCCACACCAGGTCACCCAGGGCGCATACCGGCAGTTGCCCCTCGTCTAGGCCGAGGAGGAACAGGGAGAGCGGCGAAGGGCTTGTCCCGCTTTCTGACGCGATGCGGATGCCGCCCACGCCGAGATTGATCGTTGTCTCCTGCATCCTGATGCCGGGAGGAAGCTCCCGGTTCTTCATCAGTCCGCTGATCCGGTCGAACTCGCGGCGAAATGCGTCCAGTGAGTTGTTTCCCTGGAACTGGGACAGGTGAATGCTGGCATCGATGCGGGGTGCCTGGCGACGCTGGTACATCTCCAGATTGCTGCGCAGCCTGAGATGAAGGATAGAGCCCTCCTCAACCCTGAGTAGATCGGCGATCACCTGGATACCGTTGCCCATCACCTCGGTGGTCAGCTTGTAGGCATGGTTCAGTGATTCGCCGACAGGGTGCGCGCAGTCGC
Protein-coding regions in this window:
- a CDS encoding ABC transporter ATP-binding protein, whose product is MAPVRVAAFFRIGPTGCEPRPNPGKATTIKDLSRLIPHIRSLGRRYTGGALLLLATNALALLIPWYMKLAVEALQRPASARLSATTCALLIVALAVAHCVTRIYSRTLILNAARIIEYRIREELFQRLLLLDLPFFSGSRTGDIISRFANDLTNVRMLTGFGAMSAMNTLILYGAAVTMMWRIHPWLTLCAVVPFPLMVLLVKKVSQHMFRRSLAAQEELARLSSLAEESISAIRLVKSYCREEHFQALFQEIAGRYLEHNLVMGRLRGLIIPVMAVATGAGTLIVLFLGGRLVIAGTITLGDFVAFSGYLTMLVWPTAIMGWILTMMQRGASSMSRLNAILTAEPAVADAADAVSQEGVRQGIELRGLTFGYDNGKLLDDISCHIAAGERIGITGEVGCGKSSLLRLIPRLLPVDDGMILIDGKDINHITLASLRSLIGYVPQEAFLFSRSIRENIAYGVEDQWVDVSNAARRAGFTDDVNSFRDGLETLVGEKGVSLSGGQKQRLSIARALLPGPRILLLDDPLSAVDAGREEEVLNELRGFYGDRTVLIVSHRLSVFRDCHRILVLKDGRIAEQGSPAELLALDGLYAGMQRMQRLRDELL
- a CDS encoding PilZ domain-containing protein — its product is MSDSHEQKVDMSKYFNRRQRVYLINASENRDHDLYESLSGTIVGRGGDSVAVQLTYPRDCAHPVGESLNHAYKLTTEVMGNGIQVIADLLRVEEGSILHLRLRSNLEMYQRRQAPRIDASIHLSQFQGNNSLDAFRREFDRISGLMKNRELPPGIRMQETTINLGVGGIRIASESGTSPSPLSLFLLGLDEGQLPVCALGDLVWNRLESGARVCGYRFIQISKTDQERINDYILSLRKKQKIFTPLPRANWELMERMVYDGALWQR